CTTGGGCAAGCAGCCAATGGCAATGTATCGGGACAAGAACCCTTGGACACCCGTGCTAAACTAGAGACATACGGGACTGTTACAGGACTTGCAATGGGTGGTACTGGACTTGAAAGTCGTGCAATTGACACTGGACTAGCACTCTTGGGAACTATTTCTGCGCAAACACTTTTTGGAACTGGACCAGCAGTCTTTTTACCGTCTACCGGGGGATGACTTATAGAAAGTGGACCGGAGCTTTTAGGGATTGGGCTTGGATTCTTTGAAGACCAATTTAGACTGGAGCATTTAAGATCAGGTGGACTGGGACTCTGGGTTCTAACAATGGTGCTGGGGTTTATAGAGAGACTAACAGGACTGGAGCTGCCTGAAACAACTACTCGACTGGAGCCGCTGGTAGTGGTTACTGGACTAGAACCTCGGTCACTAGCGATCGTATTAGCGGAGACTAGAGTGATGGACGTGTGTGTCCTGCTGTTGTCTTCCGTTTGACTAGGAGGCTTTGTGatactagagacactgaagctCTCCTCCCGAGTGCTCTCACACGTGACACTGACATCATGATTCATCTGTTGGATCCGGGAGTGCTGAAGGCTCTTGAACGATTCATTGACTACagaggaagcagctgcagaCGGCGAGGCCGAAGTACCATCTTCATCTATATGGAGTTCCAAAGGAAGAGGGCTACAGGGCGGCGTAGTGAAACTAGAAGCTAGGAGAGTATGCACTGAACCAATGTGAGGGTGTATAGACAGGGTTGTTCCTGGGGAACCAGCTACCAGGGAAGGGTCCACTGCCTCCTGATTCACAGATGACTGAGAGCCAGACTGAATCAGGTGCATTGACACAACGGCCGCAGTGTACAAACAAAGACGAGACATGAACAGTGgcagaggaaagagaaagagaccaGATAAAACACATTGGCAATGAAGGGACAGAAAAGTTGCCTGTCAAACAACACCTAGCAGGGTTTCTTTCTATGCAATTCTTCTTGAGAAATCATTCTTTAAATACTACAAAAATGTACTTAAATTAAAtggctttcatttcatttgaaaaaatgtaGTCTGAGGCGGCAGAAACGATACTTTCTCGTCTAAAAATGACTATGAGTAACACTCCCGTGTCTAACAATCTTcacaaatataacatttatGGTTTTTAATGGAAAATCATGTTAGTTTGTAGTTAGTtgcaaaccaacaaaaaaatacGTTGTATTTACGCTGACTTTGTTTCACTGAACGCATCATTTTCTCCATGAATTGAATTATGAAGCTCCGGTCACTTAATGTATGTCTTTGCAACACTGCAAAAGTTGATTGggttataatattatataatatataattatgaGATCAATGTAAACGAAAAGCAGCGGAATATCTGTTCAATGGGAACGTTTCTGTGCGTTTCTGTGCCAGctacagcattttcatttaaccACGGATACTGAAAAAACGCTgaatgaaatgagtttgacccCACTTTCTAGAATTCATTTCCCAGTCAAGCAACCCCCTAAACATCTGCAGTGCAGTTCTAAACAATTACACAATGCCAAAAATAAACATCCTCTATCCAGTATGCTAACCCCTCCCTGACCCAAAAATCTACCGACCACCATACTCACATTGCTTTGGACTTTGAAGTCGGACAGGGAGGCCATCAGCTCATCCAGCTCTCGCGTGGCAGAGGAGGCCGACATTCTGGCTTGCTGCTGTGCCGGAGTTTCCTCTTGTCCATCCGTGTGTTGCTCTGACACAACCAAGGGCGTGGGACTGAAGGACAGAACGCCATCATGAAACGCGACACCCTGGATTTAAACAGCCACATGCGATGGCAGGATTTCTACATTGCTTTTCACCAATTTGTGGCCTTACATGGGTGAGGGCACCGAATTCTCCAGCTCATCTAGAAGGCTCTCTACACTTGGTCGTACATCCTCTATTGCCCGAGCTGCAGCGCTGCGCTTGGGCTTCTCCAACACGCGTGGCGCGACCTTGCCGGAAGTAGAGACGCCGTTTTCCTGGACGTGGTGGATGACGCTGCTGGCGGGCAGCGGGGGAGGTGCTTCTTCTATTACAGAGCAAGAATGCAAAACACGTTTCCTTCACGAATCCACGGTGCACAGTTTATCATAATGATAACCGCCAAAAAACACTTAAATACGGGGGAGTGGAATGGACACTCCGGTTTGacaccacaaaaaaagaaagaaaagtatttTAAGGGAAAAGTAATCCCCTTGTGTACCTTCTGTGGGGAAGGCCGGGGTGCTTTGCTGGACAGCGTTGAGCTCCAACAGCAGGCGGTCCAGCTCAGACAGGTTGCTGCCCAAGGCGGAGTTCATGGCAACAGCTGATGACTCACTATTTTTCTGCTTGTTAGGGAAActacagaagaggagagaatatTTATAACAGAGTCACCGACAGAGTGATGCTATATTTTGACACTGCATCATTTGGACAGCGGCTCTGGCTCACAGACGAGTCAACACCCAAAGGGAGATTTGTATTccaatgatgtgtgtgtgtgtgtgtgtgtgtgtgtgtcaataacATGAAGCTCATCATTATTATTCCTCCTTTTATTGTCCTCACTAGAATTTGCTAAATACTGTATACGTTTTCCACAAAGATCCAGCTAAGTGATATAATCTATAAGAGTTCGGCAACTTTTGAATAATCTTTGCATATATATTTATGCAGCGTTGTGACTCAAAAGCCTACCTGTACACGTGGTCTTCTTCACCAACGGGTTGAGTTGGACTGCTGCTCTCTCCAGACAAAGGACTTCTCTGAGCGGAGCTGAAGGActgaggggagggtgggaggtcACTTTAGTACCCAGAAGTAAATTATGGAATGTTTTTCACTGAACAATTCCATTTACCAAACAATGagcttgttacctgtgtatcATCAAGTCCGTTTAGCTCCGAGGGCGGGACTTGGAGTGGAGAGCAGAGGTTCTGACCCCCAACAGGGAGGGAGTACGCGTCCTCCTCAGCCAGGAAGAGCGGACGCTTGGAAATGTGGGATGTTGTGGACTCAAGGTCCGCCAACAAAGCATCTGCAGgaacacaaaaaataatttcTTAATCACAGGTCCGGAGCGAAAGTATATTCTGAGACGAGGTTGGTGCCAAGGACGGGACGTATACACACACGGGAGAGAATAACGACAGCGTCCGTCGCAAACGGCCAAAAGTCGTGCGCACTGACGTGAGGGGAGGTGGAGCCGCGGAGGTTGAGTCACGCAGACTGCCGCTCCTTCGGTTACTCATTGACCCTCGTCCGCCTGCAGTCTTGACATGTCTTCAACCCGAGAGACGCTGTCAAGTCTGcaaccaggtacacacacacacacacacacacacacacacacactctaatcTACCGTGTCCACCACAACGTCTACCGTCACAGCACGATGCGGGTAATTTGTATTTTTGGAGAAACACCGACTAAGACAACAACTATTAATTTAGCGGTGCTAACCAGCAGGTAGAAGGACACATTATAGGGCATTTAATCAACAGCTCAGACTGTATTACTGGACACCTGGGCTTATTTTAGCGCGCTCACGACACCACAGCAGTGTTTAGTTTCTCTTCCAGAATTTCACAAgtccataaaaatatatttgaggCCGATGAAGACAATTAGAGTTTCAATATGAAGTTAGTGATTGAATGTAAATTCTCGATAAAACCAAATAAACCATAGTGAGCGAATAGCTTACAATGAAGGACAATCAAGTTGTATTGTAAAGGGTGGTTGTTAGGACGCCTGAAGGGTTCAAACTACATTTCCTTGTTATGTCTTTAATACGTCACACCGCCGTTTCCCCAGTAGAACTAAATTGATCCAAATATACCCAACTGCAAAGCTCTATCCTAAAATAAAGCAACAGGGCAAGAAAGACAAAACCATAGCGAAAGGAACAAGAAGAAGGAACATACCTTGGACTAAAGACAAGAAGGTAAACCCAGAAGTGAAGGGGAGATAATAGATGATTcacaagaagaaagaagaagtggagggagagagcgacCCAAACCGACAGTCCGCCGGGCAGGAACTGCTTTCCTTAACTCTACCATGAGCATAAGAGATCAAGAGCCGAGAggagggtggcggggggggagagggggggggggtgcaactGAGAGCAGAAGAGAGAGTCAGggtgaagaggagaaggagggtcTGAAATGAATGCCGGCGGGTTAGGGTCGACCCCTCGGCGCTGCTATGCCAGCTCCAACCTTGCCGCCTGAAAGCTCAAGTAAGAGATACTACTCACGACGAGCCCGCTGCAGCAGGTGAAGGAGAGAACGCCGTGAAATGAGCACGGTGAGGAGCAGGCAGAGCTCTTATCAACAGAGGCATGGCCAACTTAGGGAGTGGTATCACAAAAAGGTCTAGAAATGTGCCCCTCCTTCACGGTGTCCGCACACTTTCTGCTTACGCTTCCCATGACTCACACTTTTGCCACATCATGACGTGATAGTCTTTACGTAGCATACCAATTATTGAGATATGTTCTTTCACAACGTCGAGACTGTAACCAACTAGAGTTACACATTCCGATTTGTAACCTTTAACCACAGATCGGTAGAGTATCCTCAGTCGAGGAGTAACTTGGATCGCAGTGCCCTCCGGACTGGGAGGAGACACAGCAGAAGCAGAGATcaacaccagatccacttggcCCCAGCTTACCACGGCTGACCAGGTTTCACAGCAGAGCCCCGAGCACACCGTTTCATTATGGACACCAgcatgtgtttgtctgtgtcctGCACTCTTACTTGGTAGTggcaaaaacaacagaacaatAACGTTTCATAAATCAGAACAAGTCTGGGGATTGATAAAACGTACCATTAAAAGACGGACAGGTGTGCTCGCCACGGCCGTCCCTACAAGCGCTACTCCTGGTTCCGTAGAAGAGGGTCAAGAAgtcagcaagaagaagaagtcagcAAGATCAGGAACTAAGGTCTCGGTTTTCTTATGTTGAAAACAGAGATTAGGACATGGTCTTCCTGCAACCATTTACGCACAATGCAACAGAGTTTCTTTAGAATGAGAAAACATCACCGAGAATGTCCGATATGTACAGATGTGT
The Gasterosteus aculeatus chromosome 17, fGasAcu3.hap1.1, whole genome shotgun sequence DNA segment above includes these coding regions:
- the pxna gene encoding paxillin a isoform X3, whose product is MDDLDALLADLESTTSHISKRPLFLAEEDAYSLPVGGQNLCSPLQVPPSELNGLDDTQSFSSAQRSPLSGESSSPTQPVGEEDHVYSFPNKQKNSESSAVAMNSALGSNLSELDRLLLELNAVQQSTPAFPTEEEAPPPLPASSVIHHVQENGVSTSGKVAPRVLEKPKRSAAARAIEDVRPSVESLLDELENSVPSPIPTPLVVSEQHTDGQEETPAQQQARMSASSATRELDELMASLSDFKVQSNSGSQSSVNQEAVDPSLVAGSPGTTLSIHPHIGSVHTLLASSFTTPPCSPLPLELHIDEDGTSASPSAAASSVVNESFKSLQHSRIQQMNHDVSVTCESTREESFSVSSITKPPSQTEDNSRTHTSITLVSANTIASDRGSSPVTTTSGSSRVVVSGSSSPVSLSINPSTIVRTQSPSPPDLKCSSLNWSSKNPSPIPKSSGPLSISHPPVDGKKTAGPVPKSVCAEIVPKSASPVSIARLSSPVPPIASPVTVPYVSSLARVSKGSCPDTLPLAACPRISSPASVFRNNYTVPGTSSPRASPLPAVPSNSLSLQLTEKQDGEMMDSMWPCREPLLDDALDKLLAPNSSRMSDILPPSSVTSGDGDRFWEEEDGIYPDLSQDGTLTPMTDSSWMDECFTPSTCPGTPDATLDLPAQQPSAVDRLSASGQLKSVIRRTKETSNVHPMFREGMLRRKMGPVIVNKSNSQDRLIVELQGKLGIGRVERKRKQQPDDWMTEGVIVMSNPQRTREERLQPSVDKVDIVEAQ